A region from the Geobacter benzoatilyticus genome encodes:
- a CDS encoding AI-2E family transporter, whose product MGENASAAQKGITWLLAAAAVIAAGYATRHTLSCFLLSFVFAYLFDPLVVILERRGLRRPWGIIALYLVLTILSVFFVAFIVPFASLRWEAFLTGLPAYLQKGKDIVLAWKMQLVPSSAADEWRWLLETATSQLDKLAGRLGAWVYGAATGFVFNLFNLVLAPILIFFMLWYKKEIKEGITGWLPPSRREAVLTLGREINASVGGYIRGQIMVSVIVAVLSIIALFVLGIDYPFLNGMFAGLASVLPFIGVILATLPPLFFAYVQYQSGLVLMQVVGAFAVIYFLEGYVVKPLVFKESMDLNPLVTIIVVMLFGELMGFWGILLAIPIAAAVRIVADHIRRGDLSRVA is encoded by the coding sequence ATGGGAGAAAACGCATCGGCCGCACAGAAGGGGATAACCTGGCTCCTTGCCGCAGCGGCCGTGATTGCAGCGGGTTACGCCACCCGGCACACGCTTTCCTGCTTCCTGCTTTCCTTCGTCTTTGCCTATCTCTTCGATCCCCTCGTGGTCATACTGGAGCGTCGCGGCCTCCGCCGCCCCTGGGGGATCATTGCCCTCTACCTCGTCCTCACGATCCTGTCGGTGTTCTTCGTCGCCTTCATCGTCCCCTTTGCCAGCCTTCGCTGGGAGGCGTTTCTCACCGGGCTTCCCGCCTATCTCCAGAAAGGGAAAGATATCGTCCTTGCCTGGAAGATGCAGCTGGTCCCTTCCTCCGCAGCCGATGAGTGGCGCTGGCTCCTGGAAACGGCAACCTCTCAGCTCGACAAGCTGGCCGGCCGCCTCGGGGCCTGGGTCTATGGGGCTGCCACCGGCTTTGTCTTCAATCTCTTCAACCTGGTTCTGGCTCCCATTCTCATCTTCTTCATGCTCTGGTACAAGAAGGAGATTAAAGAAGGGATAACCGGCTGGCTTCCACCATCCAGGCGCGAAGCGGTCCTGACGCTGGGGCGAGAGATAAACGCCAGTGTCGGCGGCTACATCCGGGGACAGATAATGGTCTCGGTCATAGTGGCGGTTCTCTCCATCATTGCCCTCTTTGTTCTCGGCATCGATTATCCCTTCCTGAACGGCATGTTTGCCGGCCTTGCGTCGGTCCTCCCCTTCATCGGGGTCATCCTTGCCACGCTCCCGCCGCTTTTCTTTGCCTATGTCCAATACCAGAGCGGGCTGGTTCTTATGCAGGTAGTCGGGGCCTTCGCAGTAATCTATTTCCTCGAAGGGTACGTGGTGAAACCCCTGGTATTCAAGGAGTCCATGGACCTAAATCCACTGGTGACGATCATTGTCGTCATGCTCTTCGGCGAACTCATGGGATTCTGGGGGATTCTGCTCGCCATACCAATTGCCGCCGCGGTGCGGATCGTGGCCGATCACATTCGGCGCGGCGATCTTTCGCGGGTGGCGTGA
- a CDS encoding AI-2E family transporter, translating into MRPRDAAHIAWFLAGILGVVLLAGHVARHSLSAILTSLVIAYLLNPFMKYLESKGLGRIPAIAILYLCIAVLIFFSLFALIPYLSHQLEAFPRAVPRYARNLEMVMEGWKARLAPYYGGAEGEWLIARAEDSLKKLALEVSGKGYYELKAAFFGLFNLVLAPILVFFMLSSKQFFKDLLLRFIPHRERHSFRIVGGRIKNSLERFVLAQFFDCLLAGILSALALYLLRIEFPLLNGLVAGFASVVPYVGVIVAVIPPALMGYAETGNLWIIPLVCAVYFVIFVIIEGNLIKPLLMRGTLRLNPLAVIFALMALGELMGFWGMVLAVPVTAVVKICAVELKEYLVGGERDA; encoded by the coding sequence ATGAGGCCGAGGGACGCGGCCCATATCGCCTGGTTCCTGGCCGGAATACTGGGGGTGGTGCTCCTGGCTGGCCACGTGGCCCGGCACAGCCTCTCGGCCATCCTTACCTCGCTTGTCATCGCCTACCTGCTGAACCCCTTCATGAAATACCTGGAAAGCAAGGGGCTCGGACGCATCCCCGCCATTGCGATTCTCTATCTCTGTATTGCGGTGCTGATATTCTTTTCGCTCTTTGCGCTCATCCCGTATCTGAGCCATCAGCTGGAGGCTTTTCCCCGGGCGGTTCCCCGCTATGCCCGGAATCTGGAGATGGTAATGGAGGGTTGGAAGGCGCGGCTTGCACCCTATTACGGGGGAGCGGAGGGAGAATGGCTCATTGCCCGGGCCGAGGATTCCCTCAAAAAGCTGGCCCTGGAGGTCTCGGGCAAGGGGTACTATGAGCTGAAGGCTGCATTTTTCGGGCTCTTCAACCTGGTCCTCGCTCCGATACTGGTCTTTTTCATGCTTTCGTCGAAACAGTTCTTCAAGGATTTGCTTCTCCGCTTCATCCCCCATCGCGAGCGCCATTCCTTCCGGATAGTGGGAGGCCGGATCAAGAATTCGCTGGAGCGCTTCGTCCTGGCCCAATTCTTCGACTGTCTCCTGGCGGGGATTTTGTCGGCCCTGGCGCTCTATCTCCTCCGGATCGAGTTCCCGCTTCTGAACGGCCTCGTTGCCGGGTTCGCATCGGTGGTTCCCTACGTGGGGGTCATTGTCGCGGTGATACCTCCAGCCCTCATGGGGTACGCCGAAACCGGAAACCTCTGGATTATTCCGCTGGTCTGCGCCGTCTATTTCGTTATCTTCGTTATAATAGAGGGTAACCTCATAAAGCCGCTTCTCATGCGGGGAACATTGCGGCTCAACCCCCTGGCGGTCATCTTTGCTCTCATGGCCCTGGGCGAGCTCATGGGATTCTGGGGGATGGTGCTGGCGGTGCCGGTGACGGCGGTGGTGAAAATCTGTGCCGTGGAGTTGAAGGAGTATCTGGTGGGAGGGGAACGGGATGCGTAA
- a CDS encoding heavy metal translocating P-type ATPase, with protein MRKAIFGITGMSCAGCAARIEKELARMDGVGMAVVNFATEELAVEFDEAAVSEEAIAARVKELGYGTRRPAAAGELRFGVRGLHCASCVANLEKKLLSHPAVSAAVVNLAQEEALVRFDSSSIGLADIFALVTDAGYTPVEPEKGGVEAASELLSQRNWFILSALLSLPIMLTMTLHDNRAVGWMNLVLATIVQFSAGLTFYRGSWFALKNKSANMDVLVALGTSAAYFYSLFAFFGAFGEHGGHVFFETSAMLIAFIRLGKYLEARARGKAGEALKKLLRLQADKARLVTPDGEREVPASAVRVGDLVRVFPGETLPVDGEVVEGSSTVDESMVTGESVPVAKKAGDPVTGATVNKGGVLTVRATRIGEETLLSQIVRMVREAQADKAPIQRFADRVSGVFVPVVIALAAITFVVWFRGLHAEFLFAFKLAIAVVVIACPCAMGLATPTAIMVGSGVGLGRGILVKRGSVLENISMVQAILLDKTGTLTEGEPALTDIVAVPGETEARLLKLLASVESRSTHPLAQAAVAGAAERGVVPEEAADCREVEGGGVACTVAGEKVTAGNARFLEESGIVTAPLAEASARLAGEGKSLVFVAAGGKLVGVAALADRLKEGSAAAVAAMKAMGIATFMITGDHRDVAAAVAREAGVDGFEAEVLPGRKQELVKEYQARGVFTAMVGDGINDAPALARADVGIAIGGGTDVAKETGDVILVRDDLMDVVRAIRLGRATLAKVKQNLFWALFYNIIGIPVAAGVLYYPFGITLKPEYAGLAMAFSSVSVVTNSILLRRVVRRLG; from the coding sequence ATGCGTAAGGCGATTTTCGGCATAACCGGCATGAGCTGCGCTGGATGCGCGGCCCGGATCGAGAAGGAGCTGGCACGGATGGATGGCGTCGGCATGGCGGTTGTTAACTTCGCCACCGAAGAGCTGGCGGTGGAGTTCGACGAGGCAGCAGTTTCTGAGGAGGCCATCGCGGCCCGGGTGAAGGAACTGGGGTACGGAACGCGGCGGCCGGCGGCGGCCGGCGAGCTCCGCTTCGGGGTCCGGGGGCTCCATTGTGCGTCCTGTGTCGCGAACCTGGAGAAAAAGCTTCTCTCGCACCCGGCCGTCAGTGCCGCCGTGGTGAATCTGGCCCAGGAGGAAGCCCTGGTGCGGTTCGATTCTTCCAGCATCGGCCTGGCCGACATTTTCGCCCTGGTGACCGACGCCGGATACACCCCCGTGGAGCCTGAAAAGGGTGGCGTCGAGGCCGCTTCGGAGCTTCTCTCCCAGCGGAACTGGTTCATCCTGAGCGCCCTCCTGTCGCTCCCCATCATGCTCACCATGACCCTCCACGACAACCGGGCCGTGGGATGGATGAACCTGGTGCTGGCCACCATAGTCCAGTTCTCGGCGGGGCTCACCTTCTACCGGGGGAGCTGGTTTGCCCTGAAAAACAAGAGCGCCAACATGGATGTCCTGGTGGCGCTGGGGACCTCCGCCGCCTACTTCTACTCCCTCTTCGCCTTTTTCGGCGCCTTCGGAGAGCATGGGGGACACGTCTTCTTCGAAACCTCGGCCATGCTCATCGCCTTCATCCGCCTCGGCAAGTACCTGGAGGCCCGTGCCCGGGGGAAAGCGGGAGAAGCTCTGAAAAAACTCCTGCGGCTCCAGGCCGACAAGGCGAGGCTCGTGACCCCGGATGGGGAGCGGGAGGTGCCGGCCTCAGCCGTCCGGGTGGGGGATCTGGTGCGGGTATTTCCCGGCGAGACCCTTCCCGTGGATGGTGAGGTGGTGGAGGGGAGCTCCACCGTGGACGAGTCCATGGTCACCGGCGAGTCGGTGCCGGTGGCGAAGAAGGCTGGCGATCCGGTAACCGGGGCCACGGTGAACAAAGGCGGCGTGCTCACGGTTCGTGCCACCCGTATCGGCGAAGAGACCCTCCTCTCCCAGATCGTCCGGATGGTGCGGGAGGCCCAGGCCGACAAGGCCCCCATACAACGCTTTGCCGACCGGGTCTCCGGCGTCTTCGTGCCGGTGGTCATCGCTCTGGCGGCCATCACCTTCGTGGTCTGGTTCCGGGGGCTCCATGCCGAGTTCCTCTTTGCCTTCAAGCTGGCCATTGCGGTGGTGGTCATCGCCTGCCCCTGCGCCATGGGGCTCGCCACGCCTACCGCCATCATGGTGGGGAGCGGCGTGGGGCTCGGCCGCGGCATTCTGGTGAAGCGGGGATCGGTGCTGGAGAACATCTCCATGGTGCAGGCGATTCTTCTGGACAAGACCGGTACTCTTACCGAAGGGGAGCCTGCCCTTACCGACATCGTAGCGGTGCCGGGAGAGACGGAGGCCCGGCTCCTGAAGCTCCTCGCCTCGGTCGAGTCCCGTTCCACCCACCCCCTGGCCCAGGCTGCCGTGGCCGGTGCCGCCGAGCGGGGCGTGGTGCCGGAAGAGGCGGCCGACTGCCGGGAGGTCGAAGGGGGTGGCGTTGCCTGCACCGTGGCGGGAGAGAAGGTAACGGCCGGCAATGCCCGCTTTCTGGAGGAGTCGGGCATTGTGACCGCACCCTTGGCTGAAGCGTCAGCACGGCTGGCGGGGGAGGGGAAGTCCCTGGTCTTCGTGGCGGCCGGCGGGAAGCTTGTGGGGGTTGCCGCCCTGGCCGACCGGCTCAAGGAGGGATCGGCCGCGGCCGTGGCAGCCATGAAGGCCATGGGGATTGCCACCTTCATGATTACCGGCGACCACCGCGACGTGGCTGCCGCCGTGGCACGGGAGGCGGGGGTTGACGGCTTCGAGGCGGAAGTCCTCCCCGGCCGCAAGCAGGAACTGGTAAAGGAGTACCAGGCACGGGGGGTATTCACAGCCATGGTGGGTGACGGCATCAACGATGCCCCGGCCCTGGCCCGGGCCGACGTGGGAATCGCCATCGGCGGCGGCACCGACGTGGCCAAGGAGACCGGCGACGTGATTCTCGTCCGGGACGACCTCATGGACGTGGTACGGGCCATCCGGCTCGGCCGCGCCACCCTGGCCAAGGTGAAGCAGAACCTCTTCTGGGCACTCTTCTACAACATCATCGGCATCCCCGTGGCGGCAGGGGTCCTCTACTACCCCTTCGGCATCACCCTGAAGCCGGAGTACGCCGGCCTCGCCATGGCCTTTTCGTCGGTGTCGGTGGTGACCAACTCGATTCTTCTCAGGAGGGTTGTACGCAGGCTCGGTTAA
- a CDS encoding 2-oxoglutarate dehydrogenase E1 component, protein MTILPGADPEFIESLYLSWRDDPSAVSPQWQAFFAGYELAAGTTASSELAVRQSAVDSLIYRYRDLGHLLACTDPLSPCKLEHPLLSLDHYDLNESDLDRTFHPRRFLKREATLREILETLRETYCRSVGVEFMHIQAPSVRTWLMERMEPARNRPSFSREEKLHILGSLQEAALFEEFLHRKFLGQKRFSLEGGETLIPLLDMVVARAAEHGITDLILGMAHRGRLNVLANILGKPLENIFAEFADNVGVVGDGDVKYHKGFSSDREVAPGRAIHLTLAFNPSHLEAVDPVVEGKCRARQDAAGAGSDQRVLPVLIHGDAAFAGQGVVAETLNLSQLEGYRTGGTIHIVINNQIGFTTLPADARSSLYATDVAKMVAAPVFHVHGEDPEAAAHVARLALDYRQAFGTDVVIEIICYRRHGHNEGDEPYFTQPAMYSLIKDRPPVHELYASRLADEGVGRDEITARASAMAQRLDAAMGAPPRTVAGGFEGKWEQYRRDFSPGSVETGVTRDILRELAGRLVSIPEGFSLHPKVASLLDKRRDAVERGEGVDWGNAETLAYGTLLAEGVPVRLSGEDTRRGTFGHRHAAIHDMNTGDAHVPLAAVAARGASFQAWDSMLSEFAVLGFEYGYSVEAPEALVIWEAQFGDFANGAQVIIDQFIAGGESKWQRVSGLVLLLPHGFEGQGAEHSSARIERYLQLCADNNMQVAYPSTPAQLFHLLRRQVKQPFRKPLVVFTPKSLLRHPRCVSRLDELAAGGFREVIVAGAAPPKTRRLLLCTGKIYYDLVERLEKDGRQDTAIARIEQLYPLRNDLLAKTLEPYRGAAEVAWVQEEPRNMGAWSFIRPCLAGILGREPRYVGRPENDVPAVGSHRLHGEEQERIVAEALAVDVTPPL, encoded by the coding sequence ATGACCATTCTCCCCGGGGCCGACCCGGAGTTCATAGAATCTCTCTATCTCAGCTGGCGCGACGACCCCTCAGCCGTTTCTCCCCAGTGGCAGGCTTTCTTCGCCGGCTACGAGCTTGCCGCCGGAACCACTGCCTCATCAGAGCTTGCAGTCAGACAGTCGGCGGTGGATTCCCTCATCTACCGCTACCGTGACCTGGGGCACCTGCTGGCCTGCACCGACCCCCTTTCACCCTGCAAGCTGGAGCATCCGCTCCTGTCCCTCGATCACTACGACCTGAATGAGAGCGATCTCGACCGGACCTTTCATCCCCGCCGCTTCCTGAAACGGGAGGCGACCCTGCGGGAGATTCTCGAAACCCTGCGGGAAACCTACTGCCGCTCCGTGGGGGTGGAGTTCATGCATATCCAGGCCCCCTCCGTGCGGACCTGGCTCATGGAGAGGATGGAGCCGGCCCGCAACCGTCCCTCATTCTCCCGGGAAGAGAAGCTCCACATTCTCGGCTCCCTCCAGGAGGCGGCCCTCTTCGAGGAATTCCTCCACCGCAAGTTCCTGGGGCAGAAGCGCTTTTCCCTGGAGGGGGGCGAGACCCTCATCCCGCTTCTGGATATGGTGGTGGCGCGGGCCGCGGAGCATGGCATCACCGATCTCATCCTGGGGATGGCCCACCGGGGGAGGCTCAATGTCCTGGCGAACATCCTCGGCAAGCCCCTGGAGAACATCTTTGCGGAGTTTGCCGACAACGTCGGCGTCGTCGGGGATGGCGACGTTAAGTACCACAAGGGGTTCTCCAGTGACCGGGAGGTGGCACCCGGCCGCGCCATCCACCTCACCCTGGCCTTCAATCCCTCCCACCTGGAGGCCGTGGACCCGGTGGTGGAGGGGAAGTGTCGTGCCCGCCAGGATGCCGCCGGAGCTGGAAGCGACCAGCGGGTGCTCCCGGTTCTGATTCATGGCGATGCCGCCTTCGCGGGCCAGGGGGTGGTGGCCGAGACCCTCAACCTTTCCCAGTTGGAGGGGTACCGGACCGGCGGCACCATTCACATCGTCATCAACAACCAGATTGGTTTTACCACGCTTCCGGCCGATGCCCGCTCTTCCCTCTACGCCACCGACGTGGCCAAAATGGTGGCGGCCCCGGTTTTTCACGTCCACGGCGAGGACCCGGAGGCGGCGGCTCATGTGGCGCGGCTGGCCCTGGACTACCGGCAGGCCTTCGGCACCGACGTGGTGATTGAAATCATCTGCTACCGCCGCCACGGCCACAACGAGGGGGACGAGCCCTACTTTACCCAGCCCGCCATGTACAGCCTCATCAAGGACCGCCCGCCGGTGCACGAATTGTATGCCTCCCGCCTGGCCGATGAGGGCGTCGGGCGGGACGAGATCACGGCCCGTGCGTCCGCCATGGCACAGCGCCTCGACGCAGCCATGGGCGCTCCGCCCCGTACCGTTGCCGGCGGTTTCGAGGGGAAGTGGGAACAGTACCGCCGGGATTTCAGCCCCGGTTCCGTGGAAACGGGCGTTACCCGTGATATTCTGCGGGAGCTGGCGGGGCGGCTCGTTTCTATCCCCGAAGGCTTCAGCCTCCATCCCAAAGTCGCGTCACTGCTGGACAAACGGCGGGATGCCGTCGAGCGGGGAGAGGGTGTCGATTGGGGCAATGCCGAAACCCTGGCCTATGGAACGCTCCTGGCCGAGGGGGTCCCCGTCCGGCTCTCCGGCGAGGATACCAGGCGTGGCACCTTCGGGCACCGTCACGCCGCCATCCATGACATGAACACCGGCGACGCCCATGTACCCCTCGCCGCAGTGGCGGCCCGCGGGGCATCCTTCCAGGCCTGGGACAGCATGCTCTCCGAGTTCGCGGTCCTCGGCTTCGAGTACGGCTACTCGGTGGAGGCGCCCGAGGCCCTCGTCATCTGGGAGGCCCAGTTCGGCGACTTCGCCAACGGCGCCCAGGTCATCATCGACCAGTTCATTGCCGGGGGCGAGTCCAAGTGGCAGCGGGTGAGCGGCCTGGTTCTCCTTCTCCCCCACGGCTTCGAGGGGCAGGGGGCCGAGCACTCCAGCGCCCGCATCGAGCGCTATCTCCAGCTTTGCGCCGACAACAACATGCAGGTGGCCTATCCCTCCACCCCGGCCCAGCTCTTTCATCTCCTGCGGCGTCAGGTTAAGCAGCCGTTTCGCAAGCCCCTCGTGGTCTTCACTCCCAAGAGCCTCCTGCGCCACCCCCGCTGCGTCTCCCGGCTGGACGAACTGGCGGCCGGCGGGTTCCGGGAGGTGATCGTAGCGGGGGCAGCCCCTCCAAAGACACGGCGACTCCTTCTCTGTACCGGCAAGATTTACTACGATCTGGTGGAGCGGCTGGAGAAGGATGGCCGGCAGGACACGGCCATCGCCAGGATCGAGCAGCTTTACCCCCTGCGGAACGACCTGTTGGCGAAGACCCTTGAGCCCTACCGGGGCGCGGCGGAAGTGGCCTGGGTCCAGGAGGAGCCCCGGAACATGGGTGCCTGGAGCTTCATCCGGCCCTGTCTGGCTGGAATCCTCGGAAGGGAGCCCCGCTACGTGGGGCGGCCGGAGAACGACGTACCCGCGGTGGGGTCACACCGGCTCCATGGGGAGGAGCAGGAGCGGATTGTTGCGGAAGCCCTTGCCGTAGATGTTACCCCCCCCCTTTGA
- the odhB gene encoding 2-oxoglutarate dehydrogenase complex dihydrolipoyllysine-residue succinyltransferase: MEIKVPSVGESVYEALLGKWLKKNGEAVRKDEPVCEIETDKITMEINAEADGVLTIMAPEGATVKIGAIIGIIAEGRVAAEAPAPAETGVPKEAPPLSPAVRKLAQEKGISPETVQGTGRGGRVTVDDLLKGGEQPQLFASGAPAVTPAPPPIDLKEPAEERVTRTPMTPIRKRIAERLLAARQQTAMLTTFNEADLGRVMELRKKHKEHFQKKHGVSLGFMSFFVKACVEALKEFPAVNAAIDGNDIVHHHYYHIGIAIGAEKGLVVPVIRDADRLSFAGIEAAIAGFVEEIKTNRLELSDLQGGTFSISNGGVYGSLLSTPILNPPQSGVLGMHAVQERPVVRDGQIVIRPMMYLALSYDHRIIDGREAVGFLKKVKEYVEEPEELFLEG, encoded by the coding sequence ATGGAGATAAAAGTCCCGTCGGTGGGCGAATCGGTCTACGAGGCCCTTTTGGGCAAATGGCTGAAGAAAAACGGCGAAGCGGTACGAAAGGACGAGCCGGTCTGCGAGATCGAGACCGACAAGATTACCATGGAGATCAACGCCGAGGCCGACGGTGTCCTCACCATCATGGCGCCCGAGGGGGCCACGGTGAAGATCGGCGCCATCATCGGCATTATCGCCGAGGGGCGTGTGGCGGCGGAGGCGCCGGCACCTGCCGAGACCGGAGTACCAAAGGAAGCGCCCCCCTTGTCGCCAGCGGTCCGGAAACTGGCCCAGGAGAAGGGGATCAGCCCCGAGACGGTGCAAGGGACCGGCCGGGGCGGGCGGGTGACCGTGGACGATCTGCTGAAGGGAGGGGAACAGCCGCAACTTTTTGCATCGGGAGCACCCGCTGTTACCCCGGCCCCGCCGCCGATCGATCTGAAAGAGCCGGCGGAGGAGCGCGTAACCCGCACCCCCATGACACCCATCCGCAAGAGGATTGCCGAGCGGCTCCTGGCGGCGCGGCAGCAGACAGCCATGCTCACCACCTTCAACGAGGCGGACCTGGGGCGGGTCATGGAACTGCGGAAGAAGCACAAGGAGCACTTCCAGAAGAAGCACGGGGTTTCCCTCGGCTTCATGTCGTTCTTCGTGAAGGCGTGCGTGGAGGCCCTGAAGGAGTTCCCGGCGGTGAACGCCGCCATCGATGGCAACGACATCGTCCACCACCACTACTACCACATCGGCATCGCCATCGGCGCCGAGAAGGGGCTGGTGGTGCCGGTCATCCGTGATGCCGACCGGCTCTCCTTCGCCGGGATCGAGGCGGCCATCGCGGGGTTCGTGGAGGAGATCAAGACCAACCGGCTGGAGCTGTCGGACCTCCAGGGGGGTACCTTCAGCATCTCCAACGGCGGAGTCTACGGCTCCCTCCTCTCCACCCCCATCCTCAATCCGCCCCAGAGCGGGGTCCTCGGCATGCACGCCGTCCAGGAGCGCCCCGTGGTCCGCGACGGCCAGATCGTCATCCGCCCCATGATGTACCTGGCCCTCTCCTACGACCACCGGATCATCGACGGCCGGGAGGCGGTGGGGTTCCTGAAAAAGGTGAAGGAGTACGTGGAGGAGCCGGAAGAGCTCTTCCTCGAGGGATAG
- the lpdA gene encoding dihydrolipoyl dehydrogenase, whose product MAEQIYDLIVIGAGPGGYVAAIRAAQLGLAVAVVEKRETLGGVCLNEGCIPSKALLDSSELFAQARDKFAGHGIAIDPPRLDLPRMMARKDEVVKKLTDGVAFLLKKNKIARVQGTARLTGERDGAHGVEVTTPEGPQQLRGKRVLLATGSEAAAIPSIPFDGETVVSAREALCFDRVPEHLLVVGAGYIGLELGSVWLRLGSRVTVVEVLPKMLPNTDGQVADTLMRSLKKQGIAFRMETKVTGFAKGDGKAVVTVEAGDAKEEIVCDKVLVAAGRRPVTAGLGLEELGVGLEGGRIKVDDNYQSSVRGIYAIGDLIPGPMLAHKAMVEGEVFAERLAGQASVVDYGFIPGIVYTWPEAAGVGGTEEQLKADGVEYRVGKSPFMANGRAKCMDETEGFVKILATPDSGRVLGIHVIGPRASDLIAEAVTVMTYGGSAADIAMTFHAHPTLSEAMKEAALDVEKRAIHA is encoded by the coding sequence ATGGCAGAACAGATTTACGACCTCATCGTCATTGGCGCCGGCCCCGGCGGCTACGTGGCCGCCATCCGTGCGGCCCAGCTCGGCCTGGCCGTGGCGGTGGTGGAGAAGCGGGAGACTCTCGGCGGGGTCTGTCTCAACGAAGGGTGCATTCCCAGTAAGGCGCTCCTGGACTCCTCGGAGCTCTTCGCCCAGGCCCGGGACAAGTTCGCCGGCCACGGCATCGCCATCGACCCGCCGCGGCTTGACCTCCCCCGGATGATGGCCCGCAAGGACGAGGTGGTGAAGAAGCTGACCGACGGGGTCGCCTTCCTCCTCAAGAAAAACAAAATCGCCCGGGTTCAGGGGACGGCCCGGCTCACCGGCGAGCGGGACGGCGCCCATGGGGTCGAAGTGACGACGCCGGAGGGGCCGCAGCAGCTCCGGGGGAAACGGGTGCTCCTGGCCACGGGGAGCGAGGCGGCGGCTATCCCCTCCATCCCCTTTGACGGCGAGACGGTGGTGAGCGCCCGGGAGGCCCTTTGCTTCGACCGGGTGCCGGAACACCTCCTGGTGGTGGGGGCGGGGTACATCGGGCTGGAGCTGGGGTCGGTCTGGCTGCGGCTCGGGAGCCGGGTAACGGTGGTGGAGGTGCTTCCCAAGATGCTCCCCAATACCGACGGCCAGGTGGCCGATACGCTCATGCGCTCCCTGAAAAAGCAGGGAATCGCCTTCCGGATGGAAACGAAGGTTACCGGGTTTGCCAAAGGGGACGGCAAGGCGGTGGTTACCGTGGAGGCGGGCGATGCCAAGGAGGAAATCGTCTGTGACAAGGTGCTGGTGGCGGCGGGACGGCGCCCCGTTACGGCCGGGCTCGGCCTGGAGGAACTGGGCGTGGGGTTGGAAGGGGGGCGGATCAAGGTGGATGACAACTACCAGTCCTCCGTGCGGGGCATTTACGCCATCGGCGACCTGATCCCCGGCCCCATGCTGGCCCACAAGGCCATGGTTGAAGGGGAGGTCTTTGCCGAGCGGCTCGCGGGGCAGGCTTCGGTGGTGGACTATGGCTTCATCCCTGGTATCGTCTATACATGGCCCGAAGCGGCCGGAGTGGGTGGGACCGAGGAACAGCTCAAGGCCGACGGGGTCGAGTACCGCGTCGGCAAGTCCCCCTTCATGGCCAACGGCCGGGCCAAGTGCATGGACGAGACCGAAGGGTTCGTGAAGATCCTCGCCACACCCGACAGCGGCCGGGTCCTGGGCATCCACGTCATCGGGCCACGGGCATCGGACCTGATTGCCGAGGCGGTGACGGTGATGACCTACGGCGGCAGCGCCGCCGATATCGCCATGACCTTCCATGCCCATCCTACCCTGTCTGAAGCCATGAAGGAAGCGGCCCTGGACGTGGAGAAGCGGGCGATACACGCGTAA